AGCAAGCTCAACACGTTGCGCTCGTTACTCAGCGCCGTGGCCTGAACCACCACCACATCCAGATAGGCAATCAACCCGGCCTTGTACTGATTCTGGGTCAAGCGAAGGGATTCGCGCGCCGCATCCAGAGCTTCCTGGCGCACGACCGCTTCGTCTTCCAGCACCTTGAGCTGCACCAGGTAATTTTCTACCTCGCGAAAACCATCGAGCACGGTCTGGCGGTATTTGGCGACAGTCTCGTCGTAGGCCGCTTCACTGCGATCGACTTCCGCCGAGCGCTGGCCACCGTCGAACAGGGTCATGGCCAGCTGTGGGCCGACCGACCAGAAACGGTTCGGCAGGCTGATCCAATTGGCGTAAGTGCTACTGCTATAGCCGCCGTTCATGCTCAGGGTCAGGTCCGGGTAGTAGGCCGCCTTCGCCACGCCGATGTTGGCGTTGGCGGCCATCACCGAGCGTTCGGCGGAGGCGATGTCCGGACGGCGTTCCAGCAACTGTGAAGGCAGGCTCAGCGGCACTTGGGGCAACGCCGGGATGTCTTTGGTTTCGGCCAGGCTGAATTCGGCCGGTGGCAGGCCGATCAGCACGGCGATGGCGTTCTCGAACTGCGCGCGCTGCCAGATCAGGTCGACCATCTCCGCCTGGGTGGTTTTGAGCTGAGTGGTGGCCTGGGCCACCGCATCCTTGCCGGAAACTCCGGCGCGGTACTGGTTTTCGGTCATTTTCAGCGAGCGCTGATAGGCCTCGACTGTCGCTTCGAGCAGGCGTTTCTGCTCATCGATCACCCGCAATTGCAGGTAGTTCTGCACCAGCTCCGATTGCTGGCTCAGGCGCATCGCCGCCAGGTCGGCAAAACTCGCCTGGGCGTTGGCCGTGTCGGCTTCCAGGCCTCGACGCAATTTGCCCCAGATATCGGCTTCCCAACTGACCCCGGCCTGTGCCGAGTAAGTGTCACGGATACCGCTGGACGAACTGCTCAGGCTCGAACTGCTGCTGCCAGTGCCCTGGCTGGAGCGGTTCTTGCTGACGGTCAGGTCCACCGTCGGAAAAAACGCCCCACGGGCACTGCGCACCAAGGCCTGGGCCTGACGGTACTGGGCCTCGGACTGGGCAACGGTCTGATTGGCGCTGTTGAGCTTTTCGATCAGGCCGTTGAGCTGCTGATCGCCATACAGCTCCCACCAGGCACCACGCGCCAACGAATCGCTGGGGTTGGCCTGACGCCAGCCGGCCGCCTCTTTGTACTGCGCAGGTGCGGCGGCTGGCGGGCGCTGGTAATCCGGGCCGATGGCGCAGGCACTGAGCATTGCCACGCACAGCGACAGGCTCAGCAAACGCGAGCCTCGGGCCGTGATCAGCGGTGCAGCCAGGTTGAGAAGCGAACGGTCAGTCATAGCGGAGTTTCCAGAGCAGCATCGGTACGCACCCCACGCCAGCGGTTGAAACGATGGCGCAGTTTGTCGAGATAGAGGTAAACCACCGGGGTGGTGTAAAGGGTCAGCACCTGGCTGAAGACCAGCCCGCCGATGATGGTCAGGCCCAGCGGCTGACGCATTTCCGCCCCTTCGGCGCGGCTCAGCAGCAGCGGCAAGGCACCGAGGATCGCCGCCAGGGTGGTCATCAGAATCGGTCGCAGCCGTTGCAGGCAGGCACTGCGGATCGATTCCAGCGGCTCCAGGCCTTGGTGCCGTTCCAGTTGCAGCGCCAGGTCGATCATCAGAATGGCGTTTTTCTTCACCACACCAATCAACAGGAACAGCCCCAACAAGGAGATCAGGCTGAACTCACCGCCCAGCACATAGATCGACAGCAGCGCGCCGACCCCGGCCGATGGCAAGGTCGAAAGAATGGTCAGCGGATGAATGTAGCTTTCATACAGCACACCCAGCACCAGATACACCGCGACCAGCGCGCCGAGAATCATCCACGGCTGGCTCTTCTGTGCGGCGGCGAAGGCGTCGGCGGTGCCGGCCATTTTCGCGATCACGTCTTCCGGCAGGCCGAGTTTGGCAATCGCCCGCTCGATGGCCGCCGAGCCCTGCTCCACCGTCACCCCTTCGGCCATGTCGAAGGCGATGCTTTCCGAAGCGAACTGGCCTTCGTGGCTGACCCGGTCGTTTTCCAGGCTGCTCTCATAGTGGGCGATGGTCGACAACGGAATTCGCGCGCCGTCGGCAGTGATCACTTTGACCTGGTTCAGGGTGACCGGGTCCTGGGCGTATTTCGGATTGACCTCCATCACCACCTGATACTGGTTGAGGCTGTCGTAGATCGTCGAAATCTGCCGCTGGCTATAGGCGTTGTTCAGCACCGCCGTGACCATGTTCATGTCCACGCCCAGCCGCTTGGCCTGATCGCGATCGACGATCAGCGTCACTTGCTGGGCGCCACGGCCTTCACGGGCGTCAATCGCCGTCAGCTCAGGCAGGGCCTTGAAGGCGGCAACGACTTTCGGATACCACTCGCGTAACGCACCGAGATCGCCACTTTGCAGGATGTAGGAATACTGCGAGGTGGTCTGCTCGCGACCGCCGCCGAATTGCAGGTCCTGGTCGGCCATCAGCATCAGTTGCGCACCGGGCACCTTGGGCATTTCCTTGCGCAAACGCTCGATGACTTTCTGCGCGGACAGGTTGCGTTCCTTGATCGGCTTGAGCCGCACCAGCATGAACGCGTTATTGGTGCCATTGTTGCCACCGATGAACCCTGCAACGCTTTGCACCGCGTCGTCCTTGAGCACGGCGCGGCGGAAGGTTTCCATCTTCGGCTGCATCACGCTGAACGACAGGCCATTATCGCCACGCACGAAACCGATCAGCTGGCCGGTGTCTTGCTGGGGAAGAAAGGTTTTAGGAACAACAACATACAGCGCAATGTTTACGCCAATCGTCACGAACAGACTGAGCAAGGTCAGTCGGCGATGACGCAGCACCCAGTCGAGGCTGGTGGCGTATTTGCCGACCATCCACTCATTGGCCCGCTGGCTCCAGCGTTGCAAACGGTTTTCCTGCCCCGGCGTATGCGGCTTCAGCCAGCGCGCACAAAGCATTGGCGTCAGCGTCAGCGACACCAGCAGCGACACCACGATGGCCGCCGCCAGGGTGATGGAAAACTCGCGGAACAGGCTTTCGATGATCCCGCCCATGAACAGGATCGACAGGAACACCGCCACCAGCGAGACGTTCATCGACAGCAGCGTGAAGCCGACTTCCTGCGCCCCGAGGTACGCGGCCTTCATCGGCGGTACGCCCTTGTCGATGTGCCGGGAAATGTTCTCCAGCACCACGATGGCATCGTCCACCACCAGCCCGGTGGCCAGAATCAGCGCCATCAGCGACAGGTTGTTCAGGGAGAAGCCGTAGAGGTACATCACGGCAAACGTGCCCACCAGTGACACCGGCACCGCCAGGGTTGGAATCAGCGAGGCGCGAAAATTACCGAGGAACAGGAACACCACCAGAATCACCAGCGCCACGGCAATCAACAGGGTCATTTCCGCTTCGTGCAGGGTGGCCTTGATCACCGGCGAACGGTCCATCGCCAGGTTCAGCTTGACGCTGGCCGGCAGCACCGCCTGCAATGCCGGCAACTGCGCCTTGATCTCGTTGACCGTCTCGATGATGTTGGCGCCGGCCTGGCGGTTGATTACCAGCAACACTGCTGCGTCGTCATTGAAGAACCCGCTGTTGTAGCGGTCCTCGACGCTGTCGCTGACCTTGGCCACATCCTTCAGGCGCAAGGCTGCGCCGTCCGCGTAGTGAATGATCAGCGACTCGTAATCCTTGGCCTTTTCCAGCTGATCGTTGGCCTGGACCTGCCACAGCCGCTGGCCGTCTTCGACCGAGCCCTTGGGCCGGCGCACGTTGGCGTTGGCGATGGTGGTGCGCACATCGTCCAGTGCCACGCCGTACTGGTTGAGCGCCTGGGGTTCGAGTTCGATGCGCACCGCCGGCAACGAACTGCCGCCGATCTGCACTTCACCTACGCCCTGCACCTGAGACAGGCTCTGGGACAGAATGGTCGAGGCCAAGTCGTAGAGCTGGCCTTTTTCCAGCACATCCGAGGTCAGCGACAGCACCATGATCGGCGCTTGCGATGGGTTGACCTTCTTGTAAGTCGGCATGCTGCGCATTCCGCTGGGCAGCAGGTTGCGCGAGGCGTTGATCGCCGCCTGCACTTCCCGCGCCGCACCGTTGATGTCGCGGTCCAGGTCGAACTGCAGAATCACCCGGGTCGAGCCCTGGCTGGAACGGCTGCTCATGGTGTTGACCCCGGCGATGGTGCCGAAGGAACGCTCCAGCGGCGTGGCCACGGTTGAGGCCATGACCTCCGGGCTCGCACCAGGCAGACTGGCCTGAACCACGATCACCGGAAAATCCATCTGCGGCAGTGGCGATACCGGCAACAGGCCGAAGCTCACGCCGCCCAGCAACATGATCGCCAGGCTCAGCAACATCGTCGCGACCGGGCGCTTGATGAAAGGTCCGGACAGGTTCATGGCTGCTCTACCGGGTCCACGGACTGGGTCTTACGGCCCCAGCGCCGCCCGAGGCGGTCGAAGTACAAGTAGATAACGGGTGTGGTGAACAGCGTCAGTACCTGACTCACCAACAAGCCACCGACCATTACCAGACCCAGCGGCTGGCGCAATTCCGCGCCGGAGCCGGTGGCGAGCATCAGCGGCACCGCGCCGAACAACGCCGCCAGGGTGGTCATCA
The Pseudomonas sp. GR 6-02 genome window above contains:
- a CDS encoding efflux transporter outer membrane subunit → MTDRSLLNLAAPLITARGSRLLSLSLCVAMLSACAIGPDYQRPPAAAPAQYKEAAGWRQANPSDSLARGAWWELYGDQQLNGLIEKLNSANQTVAQSEAQYRQAQALVRSARGAFFPTVDLTVSKNRSSQGTGSSSSSLSSSSSGIRDTYSAQAGVSWEADIWGKLRRGLEADTANAQASFADLAAMRLSQQSELVQNYLQLRVIDEQKRLLEATVEAYQRSLKMTENQYRAGVSGKDAVAQATTQLKTTQAEMVDLIWQRAQFENAIAVLIGLPPAEFSLAETKDIPALPQVPLSLPSQLLERRPDIASAERSVMAANANIGVAKAAYYPDLTLSMNGGYSSSTYANWISLPNRFWSVGPQLAMTLFDGGQRSAEVDRSEAAYDETVAKYRQTVLDGFREVENYLVQLKVLEDEAVVRQEALDAARESLRLTQNQYKAGLIAYLDVVVVQATALSNERNVLSLLQSRLIASVQLIAALGGGWDGQLQVSDKQ
- a CDS encoding efflux RND transporter permease subunit, which produces MNLSGPFIKRPVATMLLSLAIMLLGGVSFGLLPVSPLPQMDFPVIVVQASLPGASPEVMASTVATPLERSFGTIAGVNTMSSRSSQGSTRVILQFDLDRDINGAAREVQAAINASRNLLPSGMRSMPTYKKVNPSQAPIMVLSLTSDVLEKGQLYDLASTILSQSLSQVQGVGEVQIGGSSLPAVRIELEPQALNQYGVALDDVRTTIANANVRRPKGSVEDGQRLWQVQANDQLEKAKDYESLIIHYADGAALRLKDVAKVSDSVEDRYNSGFFNDDAAVLLVINRQAGANIIETVNEIKAQLPALQAVLPASVKLNLAMDRSPVIKATLHEAEMTLLIAVALVILVVFLFLGNFRASLIPTLAVPVSLVGTFAVMYLYGFSLNNLSLMALILATGLVVDDAIVVLENISRHIDKGVPPMKAAYLGAQEVGFTLLSMNVSLVAVFLSILFMGGIIESLFREFSITLAAAIVVSLLVSLTLTPMLCARWLKPHTPGQENRLQRWSQRANEWMVGKYATSLDWVLRHRRLTLLSLFVTIGVNIALYVVVPKTFLPQQDTGQLIGFVRGDNGLSFSVMQPKMETFRRAVLKDDAVQSVAGFIGGNNGTNNAFMLVRLKPIKERNLSAQKVIERLRKEMPKVPGAQLMLMADQDLQFGGGREQTTSQYSYILQSGDLGALREWYPKVVAAFKALPELTAIDAREGRGAQQVTLIVDRDQAKRLGVDMNMVTAVLNNAYSQRQISTIYDSLNQYQVVMEVNPKYAQDPVTLNQVKVITADGARIPLSTIAHYESSLENDRVSHEGQFASESIAFDMAEGVTVEQGSAAIERAIAKLGLPEDVIAKMAGTADAFAAAQKSQPWMILGALVAVYLVLGVLYESYIHPLTILSTLPSAGVGALLSIYVLGGEFSLISLLGLFLLIGVVKKNAILMIDLALQLERHQGLEPLESIRSACLQRLRPILMTTLAAILGALPLLLSRAEGAEMRQPLGLTIIGGLVFSQVLTLYTTPVVYLYLDKLRHRFNRWRGVRTDAALETPL